In Pristis pectinata isolate sPriPec2 chromosome 11, sPriPec2.1.pri, whole genome shotgun sequence, the following proteins share a genomic window:
- the LOC127575667 gene encoding mid1-interacting protein 1-B-like, whose translation MQFLVAQQQKNFLVTALSKYSSAVNNMEQTIMLPSLLQDIPMEDHDESKDAADSSHNMYECYILLKSIKNTVESTILPFEDLKLKINAGCDLENEDEANLEKRLYIHVKGLCTVLNTLTNKANTLTSRYKDRIGLSL comes from the coding sequence ATGCAGTTCCTAGTTGCTCAACAGCAAAAGAATTTCCTAGTTACTGCTTTGAGCAAATATTCTTCTGCGGTGAACAATATGGAACAAACAATCATGCTTCCCAGCCTCCTTCAAGACATTCCTATGGAGGACCACGATGAATCTAAGGATGCTGCAGACAGTTCACATAACATGTATGAATGTTATATCCTGCTGAAATCCATCAAAAACACTGTGGAAAGTACCATACTACCCTTTGAAGATTTGAAACTGAAAATCAATGCTGGCTGTGACTTGGAAAATGAAGATGAAGCAAATTTAGAGAAACGTCTCTATATCCACGTGAAGGGACTCTGTACAGTGTTGAATACGTTGACCAACAAAGCCAACACACTGACAAGTAGATACAAGGACAGGATTGGACTTTCTTTATAG